The genomic region ACGGCCAGATATGGGATAACTCCACATCTGGTCCTTTTCCAGAATCAGTTCTTGGTAATATCCTCCAGTAACTGCTTTCACACGGTTAAAAAGACCGTACATCTTTAAAACTTCTTCAGCAGCACCAGAAAGGAGCACCGTCACCGGATGTGTACCGGCGACTTTCTCCAGTGTTTCCACACTTTCCAAAAGCAGGTGACCTGCTCCAGTGAAGGCCCATGCTATTTTCATTAAACTGTTCTCCTACGTTGGGAATTTATTGCCAAATTTGAAGTAGATGGTTCTTTAATTTAAAAATTAATTTAAATTAAAATTCTATGTAATCGTAGGCTTTATCACTGCGGAAAGCATAGTGCACGGTGTCGAAGGAACTTATGAACTCAGATACCTCATCTTTAACTTCTTTACCTTCAACAACTACCTTTTTAATCAGCTCGGCAACTTCTGCCATGTGGGATTCTTTTAATCCACGGCGGGTTAACTCCTGGGTTCCCACCCTTATACCTGATGGGTCATCGGAGCGGTTAACATCATCCCATGGTAGGAGGTTCTTGTTGAGGATTATGTTGTTGGCTTCCAGGTCTTTGGCCATTTTGGAGGCTTTTCCAATGCCAGACATGTCCATGGCCACCTGATGGGATTCAGTGAAACCCAGATCTTCACACAGTACCTTGAAACCCAGTTCGTGGAAGTTCTGGGCCAGGGCTTTGGCATTTTTAATGATCTGCTGAGCGTAGGCTTCTCCAAATTCGGCCATTTCTGCGGTGGCAATACCCAGGGCGGCCAGGTGGTGGAGGTGATGGTTACTCACCACACCAGGGAAGACTGCATCGTCAATCTGGTGTTTTAATTCTTCTTTACAGAGAATTATACCTCCCTGTGGTCCAGGGAAAGTTTTATGGGTACTTCCAGCCATTAAATCAGCACCTTCTCTTAATGGGTCCTGGAACTGGCCTCCAGCGATTAGTCCCAGAACATGAGCACCGTCATACATTACTTTGGCTCCCACTTCATCGGCGGCCTCACGGGCTTCCTCTACCGGGTGGGGGAAGAGGAATAAACTGCCGCCTAAAAGGACTATTTTTGGTTTGCTGGCGATTATTTCCTTTTTCATGGCGTCAGCATCGATGTTCATCTTTTCTTCATCGAAGGGGTGGGGTGATACTTTGAGTCCTCGGATACCGGCGGCACTGACATTGGCGTGGCTAATATGTCCACCTACTGGAACTTCCAGGGCCATCATTCCATCATTGTGATCAGCTAAAGCAAAGAAAGATGCCATGTTGGCTACCACGCCTGATATGGGTTGTACATTGGCGTGTTCAGCATGGTAAAGCTTTTTGGATAGATCGATGGTGATATTTTCGATCTCGTCGATGTACTGGCATCCCTCGTACAGCCGATGGCATGGCAGTCCTTCTGCGTAACGGTGGGATAGGTCAGTGGCCAGGGCCTCTCTGACGCTTATACTGGTGATGTTCTCACTGGCAATGAGATTTATACTGTTTTTCATCCATTGGTGATGTTTTAGGGTAATATCCTTTATTTCCTGGGCGTATTTTTCGTTGTCTGACATATGTTTCCTCCCGACAAAATCAGGGATGATCTTACATTAACGGGTTTGGTATAGGGAACTATAAAATTGAGGCCATATAAATACTTTCCAATCTTCCCACCAATATTTAAAAGAATGATAAAAATAGTTTAAAGGATGATTTTTCAATTTACAGAGGATTAATCTTTATTTTAACGGAAAAACGTTTTTGTTTTCATTTCTTCCAGGTTCAACACCACCCTTTCCAGGTCAGTTGCCGGCAGGCTCACCATGATCTCCTCAGTTTTCAATTTCATGTTGTTTCGGGAACCGATATCTCCAAATCCGTAGGTGACTTTCCCGGTGAGATAGGGCACCGCCGCCATCGAACTGCATATGGGCCCTGAATCTGCTCCAAGACCGTGTGATCCCGAGTCGTAGGCATTGGCGTGCAGTAATTCCATTCCCTGGGTGGCATTACCCACAATGAATATAACATCTGGCTCAAACTCGGCCCGGGTTAATGGTGCAAATAGTATGGCCACGAAGATCCCGGGGTCAATTGCCAGATTGTTTTTCCAGGAGCGTTGTACTGCCGGGATATTTTTGTAAACCCCTCCAGGGACCAGAAATGAACCGCTTTGCATGTTTTTGGGGAAATTGCTGGGATCTTTCATTCCGGTGTACCTCAAACCACCCATGCATTCCTCTTCTTCAACGGTGGAAAAAAAAGTCTCTCCATTTAGGGCCTTGTTGAGCTTGGTACAAAACCTTGATTTTTCCTCTTCCCGGGGAATATCCCTTGGTTCTCTTGAAACCCATTTAAGAGCAACTGGTTCCCTTTCCAGTTTAAGAATATCCTTCAATTTTTTACCCAGTTCCTGATAATCCATTTGATCACCCTCCCTTTTATTCCAGATTTAACCTTATTCCTGGCTATATGGAATTATTATTTTTGTTGATATTAAAGGGGTGGAGCTATGGTTTAAAGATAGGTGAAAATGTGATGATTAAGTGGTCTTAAATTAAACTGTTCTTACTTAAGAAATGGATAATGGCTATAAAAATAAGTCAGAATTAGTTACATTAACGGTTTTTAAATATCTAATTAATTTTAAAATAAATCTAATTAAAATAAAAAAGAGGTTAAAAGGGTGTTTTAACCCTTATTTACCTGGGTTCATGGCTGCTTCAATTTGAGCCATGATCTGGTTGGTTTTGAAGTGCTGCTGGTCCATTGCACCAGATGGGCAGGCACCTACACAGGTACCACATCCTTTACAGAGTGCAACGTTAATAACTGCTTGTTCGTCCTTCCTTTCAATTGCTCCGAATGGACACAGTTCCAGACATACTTCACAGCCACCACAGACATCGGAGTCCACGACAGCAACGATTGGTTCGATTTCCACTTCACCTTTAACCATGGGTATTGCTGCTCGGGCAGCGGCACCAGAAGCCTGGGCCACGGCGTCAGGAATATCTTTAGGTCCTTGAGCCACACCAGCCAGGTAAACACCGTCAGTTAAGGTGTCAACTGGTCGTAGTTTGGGGTGAGCTTCCATGAGGAATCCGTCAGCAGATTTAGATAGACCGATGGTCTGTCTGAGTTCTTCAGATCCTTCTGGTGGGGTTAAACCAACAGAGAGAACAACCATGTCGTAGTTGTATTCAGTGACTTTACCCAGTAAGCTGTCTTCTGCACGGATGGTCAGGGTTTCATCAGGGTTAACCAGGACGTTAGCTGGTCGTCCGCGGATGAATTTGATACCGTATTTTTCCTGGGAGGTTCTGTAGAATTCTTCGAATCCTTTACCGAAGGCCCTGATGTCCATGTAGTAAATGGCGACTTCGGTGTCAGGTTCGTGATCTATGATGAGCTGTGCGTTTTTCATGGCGTACATACAGCACACACGGGAACAGTACTTCTTACCGATCTGTTCGTCACGGCTACCCACACACTGGATGAAAGCCACACTTTTGGGGTGTCCACCGTCTGATGGTTTTAAGACTCTACCCATGGTAGGTCCGGATGCGTTGATCAATCTTTCCAGTTCCAGACCGGTGATGACGTTTTGAGCATCGGCGTAGGAGTATTCCTTCTTCTCGGTTGGGTTGTATGGGTCGTAACCGGTTGCTACGATTATGGTACCAACTTCAATTTCGATCCTTTCTGTTTCCTGGTCGTGATCGATTGCTCCACGTTCACAGATCTGGTCACAGAGGTGACATTCGATACAGTAATCTTTGTCTATGGTAGCACACAGTGGTACTGCCTGTGGGAATGGGATGTAAGCTGCTTTAACCATACCCATACCTTCATCAAAGTAGTTAGGCATTTCGATTGGGCATACTTCGGAACAGCTTCCGCAACCAGTACATTCTTCTTCTTTAACGTAACGTGGTTTCTTCTCAATTACCACGCTGAAGTTACCAATGTAACCGTGGACTTCTTTGACTTCAGCAAAGGAGATGAGTTCGATGTTTTCGTGTTTTGCTGCATCCACAGTTTTAGGAGCTAGAATACACATGGAACAGTCCAGGGTAGGGAAAGTTTTATCCAGCTGAGCCATTCGTCCACCGATGGTAGGTTGTTTTTCCACCAGGTAGGTTTTGAATCCCATGTCAGCCAGGTCGAGTGCGGACTGGATACCGGCTACTCCTCCACCTATAACCAGAGCTTTGTTATCCACTTTAACCCTGGATGATTCCAGTGGTTCCAGGAGTCTGGCTTTGGCAACGGCCATTCTGACCAGGTCTTTGGCTTTTTCAGTTGCTTTTTCAGGTTCATGCATGTGAACCCAGGAATCGTGTTCCCTCAGGTTGGCGAATTCGAACAGGAACTTGTTAAGCCCGGCTTCTTCCACACATCTTCGGAAGGTTGGTTCGTGAAGACGAGGTGAACATGCTGCCACTACTACTCGGTTAACTTTACCTTCTTTAACATCCTTCTGAATCATTTCCTGTCCAGGGTCTGAACAGAAGTATTTGTATTCTTCGGATACTTCCACGTTAGGCAGGGTTGCTGCGTATTCCTTTACTGCTTCAATATCAACTACACCACCGATGTTGATACCACAGTGACACACGTAGACTCCGATTTTTGGTTCTTCAGTTGCTTCTTGCTTATTTTCATCTGCCAATTAGATCACCTATTTTTTCCACATTGTGATAGTAAACTAATCTTATGATTTAGGGTGTAATCAGATCTAAATATAAAGTTTTCTATAAAAAATTTTAAACAAGCTTTATATAGTAGGAATATTTTTCCTTAAAAATCGGCTGTAAATTGGTATATTGTTTAAAAATCGAACATGGGGAAAGTATCTACTTTTACTTGGCCTTGACGGTTATACCCTGGAAATTAAAGTATTCATAGAACTAATTTTGTAGTATATAATGGCTGTAGTATATAAATTGCATGTAATAAAAAAAATGTTAAAATAGAAGGAATAATTTGATTAATTTGATATCTTTAGTATCACCTTAATCTACTATTCCTTCGGTGGTTATTTTGAACACTGCTTCCCCTTCTGGCAAGTGTGGACTATCCATTAACCGGGCAATACGTTTACCAGCCAATCCTTTTTTGAGCCATATCCTGTAGGTGGCAGCGTGTCCCAGAACGTGTCCTCCAATGGCCTTGGTGGGGCTTCCGAAGAAGGCGTCGGGACGGGCCTGTACTTGGTTGGTTACAAAGACAGCTACGTTGTAGGTGTTGGCAATGTTCTGCAGGGTGTGCAGGTGCTGGTTTAGTTTCTGTTGCCTGGTGGCTAAAGACTCCCTTCCCACGTATTCTGCACGGAAATGGGAAGTAAGAGAGTCGACAATTACCAGGCGGATATTCACACCGCCCTGAATGAGTTCGTTGACCTTGTCGGCCATTAATATCTGGTGGCTGGAGTTGAAGGCCCGTGCAATGTGGATCTTACCCAGAACTTCATCCACGTCTAAATTGAATCCTTCAGCAATCTGTTTTATCCTTTCTGGCCGGAAAGTGTTTTCAGTATCTATGAAAACACATTCTCCACATAATCCTCCTTTTTCTGGGGGTAGCTGAATAGTTACTGCAATTTCATGGGATATCTGGCTTTTACCGGACCCAAATTCTCCGAAAACCTCGGTTATGGCTTGTGTTTCTATTCCTCCGCCAATTAATTCGTCTAATCCTGTACTTCCGGTGATTATCCGGCCAACATCTTTTCTCCTTTCCATTACGTCCAGGGCTGTTTCAAAATCGATCTGTTCTGCCTTACGAGCAGCTTCAATCACTTTTTCAGCAACTCCTTCACCAATTTCCGCTTTGACACTGAGTTCCTTAGCGGTAGCTGTTGCCAGTCGCATCATGTCTGCAAAACCAGCATCTCTTAGTTTTTGAGCGGTTTTTTCCCCCACATTGGGTAAGTCTTCCAGTTCCACCATGTTAATCTCCTTTTTGAAATTGTTTAATCTTCTTGTATTTTAATTATTCTAAGGTTTTCAATGGTTTAAAGTGCCTATTAAACTTTATTCTCCATTAGCAGTAATTAAAGTTTAATATCCAGTGTTTTCCTGGCGTTTAAACGCACTTCCTCATTGTATTCGTCGAAGCTGGCATCGGCGATCACCGTGATTTGCTGGCCCACCAGATCACCCACCTTTTCCTCTAGTGATCCTTCATCTCCCGTTGTGGCAATGATTTCTTCGGCTTCAGAGGTGGTCATGCCCAGGACTTCCTCGGCGGCCTTACGGAAAAAGGTGATACTTATGGTTCCAGTGTCATCTTCCAGCAATAAACCGATGATCATTAACATATTGGGTTTTTTAATTTCTTCTCCGCATATATCACAGATATAAGCATTATCAACCCAGTTAACTCTTTTATTACAGTTAGGGCACATCTCAAAGAGTATTTTGTTACCACGGATATCCACCACTTCCCCGGTTACTTTGATGTTCTGGTCCCCTTCTTCAATATCTTCAATCTTTTTAGAAGGGTATAATTTTCCTTCTATCTCCTCTAGGCTGGGTACTGAGGCTTCTTCATCGCTGATTTTGTTTATAAGGGTTGTTCGACCCACACTAAGTTCTATGTTATCGTTTCTCAGGGTAACTCGGGGGTTTTCAATTTTAATGGCTTCTCCTTCTTTGAGGGGTGCATTGGCCTGGTCATCCCAGAGAGATGCTCGTACAACTCCACTTTCATCGGCTATCTCTATGGAACGTACTAAACCAGAGCTACCATCACTTTTGGTGAATTGTGTAGGTTCTCCTATGCTTAAAATCCGGCCGGAGAGGCTCACATCACGGTCACCTTCTGCCAGTTCCTGGATCTTTTTGGTCTGGTAGATCATTGATTCCACATCCTTAAGAGAGGGAAGTGCTTTGATCTCCTCTTCGGAGGGGGCAACCATTCGGGAGGTCCGACCCACACTGAGGTCTACTTGGTAATCCCCCAGACGGCTACGGGCATTCTCGATTTTAATGGCATCTCCCTCTTTCATAGGGTGTTCTGCTTTGTTATCCCACAGGGAAACTCTCACCATTCCGGTATCATCGGCAATTTCAATAGTTCTCACCATTCCCATGCTACCGTCGTCTCGCTGAAACTCGTTAGGTTCGTAAAGGTTTACCACTCGTCCAACAACATCCACTTCTTCTCCATCTTCTTCTATGTTGTTTAAATCACCAATTTTCACTGGTTTCAGGTATTTACCCACTTCATTCAGGAGAACCTTTAAATCATTGTCAATGGGGGGGTTGACTATTAGTTTGCTGTTCCAGTTGGTGTTTACCCGGTAGTTGGTGCCAGAATAATCATCAAATTCAATGTTTCCTCCGATGATTTTCAGGAGGTCCATCTTCTTCACATCCAGGTCAGTGTCATCGTTCCATAGGGTAACCCGTATGGGGCCAGTATCATCTTCCAACTCCAGTGACTTCACCTTCCCGGTGGTTCCATCGTCTCGTTCGAAGGTTATAGTGTCGTAAACTTTGCTAACCAGTCCTAAAAGGGTGACATTCCTTATTTCGTGGGCATCACCTATTTTGAGAATATTTTCCTGATATTCGGGGACGTCAAAGTCTCCTTTGACTATTCTGCCAATCCAGGAGTGGTTTAAGGATACTTCTCCATTGCGAACTCTGCTTTGAGCCCCCACTACTTTAATGGCGTCTCCTTCAGCCAGTTCCAGATCTTCGATGATCTGGGTGTCCTTGTTCCACAGGGTTAACTGCATGGTGCCACTCTTATCCTGCAGTTCCAGTGAGGCTACTTTACCATCTCTCCCATTGCGGTCAAAGGTTCTTATCCGGGGAACTCGGGTGATACGGCCCACCACGTTAACCTCTTCATCTCCTTTAACTTCGTTTAAAGGGGTTATTTTATCGTTGTATGGGGGTAAATCAGGATATTCTTTTGGATCCAACTTTTCCAGGGAAGAATGTAGGTTGAGGTGGGTTTCATCCTCACGGAATCCCTGTTTTACTTCCACATCATTGATCTGGACCACATCTCCTTCCTGGATTTTATCCAGCAATTTGATGTTTTCAGTCCAAAAGACCACTCTTATTCTCCCGGTTTCATCGGCCAGGATTAAATTTGCCAGTTTTCCTTCTCTTCCTTTTTTGCTGGTGAATTTTTTAACATTGGAAATACTCATTACTCGCCCCAGTAGGTTTATGTGTTGGGTGCCGGTTTCTAAATCCGCAACTTTCCAGAAGTCCTTTACTTCTTCGGTAGGTTCATTTTTTTCGGTAATGTAGTTCCCTACTACCATCTGGGCTATGCTAATATCGTCAATAAAACTTACATCCGCATTTTCTTCCTTATATTCTTCCATCTTTTTTAGGAATTCTTCATATGAGATTTTGTCCTTAATTTTCCCATATTCGTCCTTTATCTCTTGGCTAATTTCCCTCATTTTATTTCCCTCACCACTATCTCTCTTGGGTCATATTATTAAATCATCTATCATATTCAATATATCACTTGTATTACATAATATATATATCTTATTACTATTGGTTTGCACTTCTCTTCACTCATTGATCTTATATATTATATACAAAGTGATTAGTCCGAGCTTTTGAGAAGTAATCCTAGTATTGCTGGAGGCGGTCATTTATGGACAGAAATTTCAGGGGAGAAATAGAATATTATATATAATAGTTAGTTAGATAAAACTATGTACTTAATGGAGTGAAAAACCATGAATCAGGAGCTTGAACTGGTAGAATCAATGGATAAACTCAGCGATTTAATGAGAAAATTCCAAACACAACTTAGAAAAGGGGATTTAAAAGAATACACTCTACGACAACTGTATTACATTGAATTGATCGATAAAAACCAGGGAATCAGTGTTTCTGAACTGGCAAAAAAACTGGAAGTTAAAAAATCAACAGTTTCCATTGCCATCAACCAGTTAATTGATCTGGGAATAGTAAACAAAATTCAGTCCGACTCAGATAAACGGTTCTATTTCCTGCAGTTAACCTCAAAAGGTAACCAGATAATGGAAATGCACAAACAGATCCATAAAAATACCATAAAAAAGATTTCAAAGATATTGAACCCGGAAGAAGTTGAAAACTTCGTGAAAATTGTAAACAAAATCACGGTTTCCAAATTGTAGGGAAACCAGAGCATCTTCACGATTTATGGTTTATAAATTTTGTTTAAAAGGAATCACTCCTGAAGACTAAAAATAAGCCGATTGATTGGAAAAATCAAGGAATTATTCATGCAAATTCATACTTAAATGGAGGAAATCAAATGTCCATGACCATGGCAGAAAAAATACTGGCGAGAGCAGCGGGACTAAAGGAAACAGAGGCAGGAACTATTGTTATGGCCAACATCGACGTGGCCATGACCCATGACCTAACTGGACCTTTATCGGTGAATTCCTTCCAGAAAATTGGGGTGGAAAAAGTATGGGACCCTGAGAAAATCGTGGTACTCTTCGACCACCAGGTACCAGCAGACTCCCTGGAAGCAGCACAAAACCACATATTCATGAGGGAATTCGTGGAAAAACAGGAAATAAACAATTTCTACGATGTTAACGAGGGAGTATGCCACCAGGTACTACCAGAAAAAGGTCACGTAATCCCAGGAGAAGTAATTGTGGGAACAGATTCTCACACTTGTACCCACGGAGCTTTAGGTGCCTTCGCCACGGGAATCGGATCAACGGACATGGCCATGGTGTTTGCCACAGGCAAACTCTGGTTCAAGGTCCCGGAAACCATAAAATTCGACATCGAAGGCGAACTCGGTAAACACGTCTATTCTAAGGATGTTATTCTGGATATAATCGGCCAAATAGGGGCAGATGGTGCAACTTACCAGGCCTGTGAATTTGGAGGGGAAACCACCCGTAACATGTCCATATCAGAGAGGATGGCACTGTGTAATATGGCTATAGAGATGGGAGGAAAAACAGGGATGGTAGAAGTGGATGAAAAAACCAGAAACTACCTTAAAGGGAGGACTAACAAATCTTATGAAGTTTTCCAAACAGACGAAGATGCAGAATCATTAAGCACCATGTATGTAGACGTCAGCGACCTGGAACCACAAGTAGCCTGCCCCCACAATGTAGACAATGTTAAACCAGTGGGTGAAGTGGAAGGAACACCCATAGACCAGGTTTTCCTTGGATCCTGTACCAATGGACGACTGGAGGATCTACGGGTTGCGGCCAAAATCATGAAGGGAAAACAGGTATCCTCTAAAGTAAGGATGCTGGTAATACCCGCCTCTCGTGAAATTTACCGTCAGGCACTGGATGAGGGCCTGATGAACATCTTTGTGGATTCTGGAGCCCTGGTATGTAACCCCTGTTGTGGACCATGCCTGGGGGGCCATGTCGGACTCCTGGGGCCTGGAGAAGTGAGTTTATCCACTTCCAACCGGAATTTCAAGGGTAGACAGGGAAGTCCGGAAGCAGAAGTTTACCTGAGCTCGGCGGCAGTGGCTGCAGCATCGGCAATTAGGGGAGAAATAGCAGATCCAAGATAATTTAAATTTTATTCCTTCAAAGAAGCGTAATGAGAAAATTTCAAAGGATAAAAAGTATCCAAGCATCGTAATATACTAAAAAGGTGGTAATTATGGACAAAGTACTTAAAGGAAAGGTTTGGAAATTCCCCGATGATGTTGACACCGACATTATTGTTCCCGGCCGTTATCTGGTCTTAACCGGGGAAGAAGAACTGGCAGCCTGTGTTATGGAGGGTCATGATCCTGAATTCGCCAAAAAAGTGGAAAAGGGGGATATCATAGTGGCTGGGAAAAACTTCGGCTGCGGATCATCCCGGGAACACGCACCGATAGCCATAAAGGGGGCGGGAATATCGGCAGTGGTGGCGGAATCATTCGCCAGAATATTCTACCGAAACTCCATAAACATAGGATTACTCCTCATAGAGGCCAAAGGGATTTCTAAAAATATAGAGGAGGGGGATGAAATCCAGATAGACATAGATGAAGGTGTTTTGAAGGATGTTACCAATTCCAAGGAGTTTGAAATAAAACCACTACCCGAATTTATGATGGGCATCATGAGTGAAGGAGGGTTAATCAGCTACCTGAAAAACCACCTTGCAGAGATAAAGGATTGAAAAACGCGTTAAATTAATTAATAAAAATATTTCAGGGATAATTGGTATTTATAATAAATTAAATTCTCTGAAAATGCAAATAATAACTAAGCAGGTGTTCATATGTATAAAATAGCAGTAATCCCTGGAGATGGGATTGGAAAAGAGGTAATGGAGGCCACCCTCCATGTTTTGGAAGCAATAGATGTGGAATTTGATTACACATTTGCTGATGCTGGGGACGAATACATGGAGAAAACCGGGGTACCACTGCCCCAGGAAACAGTAGATATAGTAAAATCATCCCAGGCATGTTTATTTGGTGCAGCAGGAGAATCAGCAGCTGATGTGATTGTTAAAATGAGGCAGGAATTAGATTTATACGTGAATCTGCGTCCAGTTAAATCTTATCCCGGAACAAAATCTCTTTTTGACAACCTGGACTTTGTCATAGTACGTGAAAACACAGAAGGACTGTATATTGGTCTGGAAGAAGAAACAGAAGAAGGAGCCACTGCGCTGAGGGTTACCACCCGAAAGGCCGCGGAGAAAATATGTAAATATGCCTTCGAATACGCTAAAAAAACCGGTAGGAAAAAGGTAACTGCAGTGCACAAGGCCAATGTCCTTAAAAAAACAGATGGACTATTCAAAGAAACATTCTACAAAGTAGCTGAAGACTATCCAGATATGGAACTGGATGACCGCTACGTGGACGCCACGGCCATGTTCTTCATCACCAAACCAGACATGTTTGATGTAATTGTCACCACCAACCTCTTTGGAGACATACTATCTGACGAGGGAGCCGGGCTGGTGGGAGGGTTGGGATTAATTCCATCAGCTAATATCGGAGATAAACAGGGATTATTCGAGCCAGTTCACGGTTCAGCACCAAGAATTGCGGGTCAAGGAATTGCCAATCCCTCGGCCATGATATTATCTGCGGTGTTAATGCTGGATTACCTGGAAGAAAATGAAGCCGCGCGTAAACTAGAAAATGCCCTGGTCGATGTACTGGCCGAAGGTAATGTGGTTACCGTGGATCTGGGCGGCAGTGCCTCCACCATGGAAATGGCAGCCGAAATCAGAAGTAAACTGGAAAAATAAACTAATAATTTGTAGAATAATTTTATTTTTTAATTCTACACCTTTTTAAATCTATTTTTTCCACATTTTTTACATTCACACATAGTTTATGGATATTTAACCCCTGATATCCAAAATATTCCAGGGGGCACGTTTTTAAATAACTTTTTTCAAATTTAATAAATATATACCATTTCTTCCATATT from Methanobacterium formicicum harbors:
- a CDS encoding 3-isopropylmalate dehydratase small subunit, with protein sequence MDKVLKGKVWKFPDDVDTDIIVPGRYLVLTGEEELAACVMEGHDPEFAKKVEKGDIIVAGKNFGCGSSREHAPIAIKGAGISAVVAESFARIFYRNSINIGLLLIEAKGISKNIEEGDEIQIDIDEGVLKDVTNSKEFEIKPLPEFMMGIMSEGGLISYLKNHLAEIKD
- a CDS encoding isocitrate/isopropylmalate family dehydrogenase; this encodes MYKIAVIPGDGIGKEVMEATLHVLEAIDVEFDYTFADAGDEYMEKTGVPLPQETVDIVKSSQACLFGAAGESAADVIVKMRQELDLYVNLRPVKSYPGTKSLFDNLDFVIVRENTEGLYIGLEEETEEGATALRVTTRKAAEKICKYAFEYAKKTGRKKVTAVHKANVLKKTDGLFKETFYKVAEDYPDMELDDRYVDATAMFFITKPDMFDVIVTTNLFGDILSDEGAGLVGGLGLIPSANIGDKQGLFEPVHGSAPRIAGQGIANPSAMILSAVLMLDYLEENEAARKLENALVDVLAEGNVVTVDLGGSASTMEMAAEIRSKLEK